A window from Streptomyces sp. NBC_00271 encodes these proteins:
- a CDS encoding GNAT family N-acetyltransferase produces MEIRPTTDQDLDVFVDTLHAAFGRFPETPTEGSGVWWSALEMDRNLLALTADGRPVGTAGAYSFELTLPGEILVPAAGVTAVGVLPSHRRQGVLSAMMRHQLTELRARGEFLSVLLASEALIYRRFGYGPATYTQRLTVPRHQAALALPRGRGTAEAPETGSVEVLRRAECGEILEEVYDRYRRAQPGALSRPHRWWALGAGQPPVASAPRYVAVHRDADGVPNGYASYSTGEPSTLTVDETIAADDAVFAALARFVLGHDLVNQVVFKHFPPEHPLRWQLADFRAGQVSHDTDWLWVRLLDVPRALTARGWFMDGELVLDVDDPFLGEHGRYLLTVRDSKADCVPTDRGPDLSLDVSDLGSIYLGGTVPSTLVRAGHIRAHRPGAATLADALFRGERSPHCLHWF; encoded by the coding sequence ATGGAGATTCGTCCCACGACCGACCAGGACCTCGACGTCTTCGTCGACACACTCCATGCCGCGTTCGGGCGCTTCCCTGAAACCCCGACCGAGGGCAGCGGGGTCTGGTGGTCGGCGCTCGAAATGGACCGCAACCTGCTCGCCCTGACGGCGGACGGGCGGCCCGTCGGCACCGCCGGTGCGTACTCCTTCGAGCTCACCCTGCCCGGTGAGATCCTCGTCCCGGCCGCCGGGGTGACCGCCGTCGGCGTCCTGCCCTCGCACCGACGCCAGGGCGTGCTCAGCGCGATGATGCGGCATCAGCTCACTGAGCTGCGGGCCCGAGGGGAGTTCCTCTCCGTGCTGCTGGCCTCCGAGGCCCTGATCTACCGCAGGTTCGGCTACGGACCCGCGACCTACACACAGCGGTTGACGGTGCCGCGCCACCAGGCCGCCCTCGCCCTCCCCCGGGGGCGCGGAACAGCCGAGGCCCCAGAGACCGGCTCGGTCGAGGTGCTGCGGCGTGCCGAGTGCGGCGAGATCCTGGAAGAGGTCTACGACCGTTACCGCCGCGCACAGCCCGGCGCGCTGTCCCGGCCGCATCGCTGGTGGGCCTTGGGCGCGGGGCAGCCCCCGGTCGCTTCGGCGCCGCGCTACGTCGCCGTCCACCGGGACGCCGACGGCGTCCCGAACGGGTACGCCAGCTACTCGACCGGCGAGCCCAGCACCTTGACGGTGGACGAGACCATCGCCGCCGACGACGCCGTCTTCGCGGCCCTGGCCCGGTTCGTGCTGGGACACGACCTGGTCAATCAGGTCGTGTTCAAGCACTTCCCGCCCGAACACCCGCTGCGCTGGCAGCTCGCGGACTTCCGCGCCGGCCAGGTGAGCCATGACACCGACTGGCTCTGGGTACGGCTGCTGGACGTCCCGCGTGCGCTGACAGCGCGCGGCTGGTTCATGGACGGCGAGCTCGTCCTCGACGTCGACGACCCGTTCCTGGGCGAGCACGGCCGCTACCTGCTGACCGTCCGGGACAGCAAGGCCGACTGCGTCCCGACGGACCGGGGGCCCGACCTGTCATTGGACGTGAGCGACCTGGGCTCGATCTACCTCGGCGGCACCGTCCCGAGCACGCTCGTGCGTGCCGGACACATCCGGGCCCACCGCCCGGGCGCGGCCACCCTCGCTGACGCACTCTTCCGCGGCGAGCGCTCCCCGCACTGCCTGCACTGGTTCTGA